In a genomic window of Candidatus Omnitrophota bacterium:
- the serA gene encoding phosphoglycerate dehydrogenase → MIKVLVSDALSEEGLKVFKGSKELTVEVKTDLKPDTLKEVIKDYDALVVRSATKVTKEIIAAAKKLKVIGRAGVGLDNVDLEAATQHGIIVMNTPAGNTISTAEHTFSMILALSRNIAQANASMKKGEWKRSKFMGVELYNKVLGIVGFGRIGSEVAKRAKSFGMKVLAFDPFLSAKVAEDIGVEIAELKKVLQESDYITVHTPLTEETKHMISDKEFGIMKKGVRIINCARGGIIDEAALAKAVKEGKVAGAAMDVFENEPLAADSELLKLDNIITTPHLGASTEEAQINVAIEVAEIVRDALLGKGIRNAANYPCLDAEACKILNPYINLGEKLGMFAAQLVEGRFGELTISYSGQITKYDLSPITMALVKGILTPILKETVNFVNGLSLLKERGIKLLESKSGQEGEFVNLIQLEIKTDKETKSILGTLSGNKQPRIVKIDDYYLDLYPVGEMIFIRNLDKPGLIGNLGTLMGKNNINIAAMALGRNQPGDKAISVWSVDNQVSSEIQDKIRKLENILTVKMIRT, encoded by the coding sequence ATGATTAAAGTTTTAGTCAGTGACGCATTAAGCGAAGAAGGGCTTAAGGTATTCAAAGGCTCTAAAGAGCTAACCGTTGAGGTAAAAACAGATTTAAAGCCTGATACTTTGAAAGAAGTGATTAAGGATTACGATGCTTTAGTTGTGCGCAGCGCGACTAAAGTGACCAAGGAAATTATTGCGGCAGCCAAAAAATTAAAGGTTATTGGCCGGGCCGGCGTGGGTTTGGATAACGTGGATTTAGAAGCGGCTACACAACATGGGATTATCGTAATGAATACTCCGGCGGGAAACACTATCTCTACCGCCGAACATACCTTTAGCATGATTTTGGCTTTATCCAGGAATATCGCCCAGGCAAATGCCTCGATGAAAAAAGGGGAGTGGAAACGTTCTAAATTTATGGGCGTCGAATTGTATAATAAGGTTTTGGGTATCGTGGGATTCGGCAGGATCGGTTCAGAGGTTGCCAAAAGGGCAAAATCATTCGGCATGAAGGTTTTGGCCTTTGACCCTTTTCTGTCGGCAAAAGTGGCTGAAGATATCGGCGTTGAAATTGCGGAGCTAAAAAAGGTGCTGCAGGAATCCGATTATATTACCGTGCATACTCCTTTAACCGAAGAAACCAAGCACATGATTTCGGATAAAGAATTCGGCATAATGAAAAAAGGCGTGCGGATTATAAACTGCGCGCGCGGCGGGATTATCGATGAGGCGGCTTTAGCCAAAGCCGTAAAAGAAGGCAAAGTAGCCGGAGCGGCAATGGATGTTTTTGAAAATGAGCCGCTGGCCGCGGACAGTGAGCTTCTGAAGTTGGATAATATAATCACTACTCCGCATCTTGGCGCATCCACCGAAGAGGCCCAGATTAACGTCGCCATTGAAGTCGCTGAAATTGTACGTGATGCGCTCCTGGGAAAAGGGATCCGCAACGCCGCAAATTATCCCTGTTTAGACGCGGAGGCCTGCAAGATCCTCAATCCTTATATTAATTTAGGAGAAAAATTGGGAATGTTTGCCGCGCAATTAGTCGAAGGCAGGTTTGGCGAGTTGACCATAAGCTACAGCGGACAGATTACAAAATATGACTTAAGCCCGATAACCATGGCTTTAGTTAAAGGGATACTAACTCCCATATTAAAGGAAACGGTTAATTTTGTTAACGGCCTATCCTTACTTAAAGAAAGAGGAATAAAGCTCCTTGAATCTAAATCCGGCCAGGAAGGCGAGTTTGTCAATCTTATTCAGTTAGAGATTAAAACAGACAAAGAAACTAAGTCGATCCTTGGGACGCTTTCCGGCAATAAACAGCCCAGGATTGTTAAAATTGACGATTATTATCTGGATCTGTATCCGGTCGGCGAAATGATTTTTATCCGCAACCTGGATAAGCCGGGTTTAATCGGAAACCTGGGAACGCTTATGGGTAAAAATAATATAAATATTGCCGCTATGGCCCTAGGCCGCAACCAGCCCGGCGATAAAGCAATCAGTGTCTGGAGCGTAGATAATCAGGTCTCTTCGGAAATTCAGGATAAAATAAGAAAATTAGAAAATATTTTAACTGTAAAGATGATCCGGACATGA
- a CDS encoding alanine--glyoxylate aminotransferase family protein codes for MNKQYLLTPGPTPLPPQVSLAMARPIIHHRTPQFQEILKEAGTGLKWVFQTSNGVFIISSSGTGAMEAAVVNLLSCGDTALVVQGGKFGERWTEIAKAYGINTEIIDVEWGKAVSPQEIQKRLKSNPQIKAVFTTLCETSTGVDNDIAAIAAVVKASPAVLVVDAISGLGAVDLKTDAWGVDVAVAGSQKGLMLPPGLGFITVSSKAWKLVEASKSGRYYLDLRKAKKALDKNDTPFTSSITLIDALNEALKIMQKDGLEYIFKRHKIMADATRAAAKALGLELFAPTASSDAVTAIKVPAGIDGEKLVKTMRDTYGVTIAGGQAELKGKILRIAHMGYIAESDIITGLSCLEKVLTQMGYKFTLGAGIKAAEEVFLKE; via the coding sequence ATGAACAAGCAATATTTATTGACACCCGGGCCAACCCCTTTACCGCCGCAAGTAAGCCTGGCAATGGCCAGGCCGATTATCCATCACCGCACGCCGCAATTCCAGGAGATTTTAAAAGAGGCTGGCACAGGATTAAAATGGGTTTTTCAGACCTCCAACGGTGTTTTTATTATTTCCTCTTCGGGAACCGGAGCAATGGAGGCGGCGGTAGTCAATCTGCTTTCTTGCGGGGATACTGCTCTAGTGGTGCAGGGCGGAAAATTCGGCGAAAGATGGACCGAGATTGCCAAAGCCTATGGGATTAATACTGAAATTATTGATGTAGAGTGGGGTAAGGCCGTTAGCCCGCAAGAAATACAGAAGAGGTTGAAATCCAATCCGCAGATAAAAGCGGTATTTACCACTCTGTGCGAGACTTCAACCGGCGTGGATAATGATATCGCCGCGATTGCCGCGGTAGTCAAAGCCAGCCCAGCAGTGCTGGTTGTCGATGCCATCAGCGGCCTGGGCGCGGTAGATTTAAAAACAGATGCCTGGGGAGTGGATGTGGCAGTAGCCGGGTCACAAAAAGGGCTGATGCTTCCTCCGGGGTTAGGTTTTATTACCGTTAGCTCCAAGGCCTGGAAATTGGTGGAGGCTTCAAAATCCGGCCGTTATTATTTAGATTTAAGAAAGGCTAAAAAAGCCCTGGATAAAAACGATACGCCGTTTACATCTTCCATTACCTTAATTGATGCTTTAAATGAAGCCTTAAAGATTATGCAGAAGGACGGATTAGAGTATATATTTAAACGCCATAAGATTATGGCTGATGCAACGCGCGCGGCGGCCAAAGCCTTAGGCCTTGAGTTATTCGCGCCGACCGCTTCTTCCGACGCGGTTACGGCTATAAAGGTGCCTGCCGGTATCGACGGTGAAAAGTTAGTTAAAACTATGCGTGATACTTATGGAGTGACAATTGCCGGCGGCCAGGCTGAATTAAAGGGCAAGATTTTGCGTATCGCGCATATGGGGTATATCGCCGAATCGGATATCATTACCGGTCTATCTTGTTTGGAAAAAGTACTTACTCAAATGGGGTATAAATTTACTTTAGGCGCCGGGATCAAGGCAGCCGAAGAGGTATTTTTAAAGGAGTAA
- the clpP gene encoding ATP-dependent Clp endopeptidase proteolytic subunit ClpP: protein MDKRMQVLVPMVIEQTPRGFERAYDIYSRLLKDRILFIGTPVDDYVANLVIAQLLFMQMEDKDKDINVYINSPGGSVTAGLAIYDTMQFVKCDVATYCVGQASSMGAVLLSAGTKGKRFALPNSRIMIHQPWGGVQGAAADISIQAKEILKLRDRINEILAQHTGQPLDKIQRDTDRDYFMSSQESKDYGLVDEVILPENKKK, encoded by the coding sequence ATGGATAAGAGAATGCAGGTATTGGTGCCGATGGTAATTGAGCAGACTCCCCGCGGTTTTGAACGCGCTTATGATATTTATTCGCGTCTTTTAAAAGACCGTATTTTGTTTATCGGTACCCCGGTTGATGACTATGTTGCCAATCTTGTGATTGCGCAGTTGCTTTTTATGCAGATGGAGGATAAAGATAAAGATATTAATGTCTATATTAATTCCCCGGGTGGTTCGGTTACCGCCGGCCTGGCTATTTATGATACGATGCAATTTGTGAAATGCGATGTCGCTACTTATTGCGTGGGGCAGGCCTCCAGCATGGGAGCGGTTTTATTATCAGCAGGCACCAAAGGAAAGCGTTTTGCGCTTCCTAATTCGCGGATTATGATCCATCAGCCCTGGGGAGGAGTGCAGGGAGCCGCTGCCGATATTTCTATCCAGGCAAAGGAGATTTTGAAATTACGCGACCGGATCAATGAAATCCTGGCGCAGCATACCGGCCAGCCCCTGGATAAAATACAGAGGGATACCGACAGGGATTATTTTATGTCCTCCCAGGAATCCAAGGATTATGGTTTAGTTGATGAGGTAATCTTACCGGAGAATAAGAAGAAGTAA
- a CDS encoding trigger factor yields MKTEVKKLDSTKCEIKVAVSGERVKNKFEEVFSQIAKEAKVPGFRPGKAPRDVLEKHYAAVVHEQVLKELVPDVYNQAIEAEKLDVIELPQIADVKLDRTNLSFKAVVEVTPEIAIKNYKNLKINFKTVSVSSDEIKRQIDSVKESHKAESLDDKFSRSLGYPNLAELEKAVERQIFMTKENQERSRIENELIEGIMKGLEFKLPQGLVDRQTQDMLRQSKIDLAMKGVPRDKIDEQEKLLLEGIEPEAQKQVKVYLVLSQIAKKENIAIDDHMPRKVMEFLLSQADWQVE; encoded by the coding sequence ATGAAAACCGAAGTTAAGAAACTGGATAGTACAAAATGCGAGATCAAGGTCGCGGTGAGCGGCGAACGGGTAAAAAATAAATTTGAAGAGGTTTTCTCCCAGATTGCCAAAGAAGCAAAAGTTCCGGGTTTTCGCCCGGGCAAAGCGCCAAGGGATGTTTTAGAGAAGCATTATGCGGCTGTCGTCCATGAGCAGGTTTTAAAAGAATTAGTTCCGGATGTCTATAACCAGGCGATTGAGGCGGAAAAACTCGATGTCATCGAGCTTCCGCAGATAGCCGATGTGAAACTTGACCGGACCAACCTTTCTTTTAAGGCCGTTGTGGAGGTGACTCCGGAGATCGCGATTAAAAATTATAAGAATCTGAAGATAAATTTTAAAACAGTTTCAGTTTCAAGCGATGAAATAAAAAGGCAGATTGATTCGGTGAAAGAGTCGCATAAGGCAGAATCTCTGGACGATAAGTTCAGCCGTTCTTTGGGGTATCCTAATTTGGCGGAATTGGAAAAGGCGGTAGAGAGGCAAATTTTTATGACCAAAGAAAACCAGGAGCGCAGCCGTATTGAAAATGAATTAATTGAGGGCATAATGAAAGGTTTAGAGTTTAAGCTGCCCCAGGGATTGGTCGATCGGCAAACCCAGGATATGCTTCGGCAATCTAAAATTGATTTGGCGATGAAAGGGGTGCCTCGGGATAAGATCGATGAGCAGGAAAAATTACTTTTAGAGGGGATTGAGCCGGAAGCCCAGAAGCAGGTCAAGGTGTATTTAGTTTTATCCCAGATTGCCAAAAAAGAGAATATTGCCATAGATGACCATATGCCGCGCAAGGTTATGGAGTTTTTGTTAAGCCAGGCGGATTGGCAGGTAGAATAA
- the lptB gene encoding LPS export ABC transporter ATP-binding protein — protein MRLLETKGLTKTYDGRQVVKGVDITVKRGEIVGLLGPNGAGKTTTFYMIVGIVPPNSGTIVFDNHQITNLPIHERARFGIGYLSQEASIFRKLTVEENINAILETLPLARPERKRRLASLLEELNIAHLAKNKAYTLSGGERRRLEITRALVTNPSFILLDEPFSGIDPIVVNEAQEIIKELKAKGLGILLTDHNVRETLAITDRAYLISDGLILISGTAHELINHPQARQVYLGEKFRM, from the coding sequence ATGCGGCTTTTGGAAACTAAAGGGTTGACTAAAACCTATGACGGACGCCAAGTAGTCAAAGGCGTTGATATTACGGTCAAACGCGGTGAGATTGTGGGGCTTTTGGGGCCAAACGGCGCGGGCAAAACCACGACTTTTTATATGATCGTGGGGATTGTTCCTCCCAATAGCGGCACAATTGTTTTTGATAACCATCAGATCACCAATCTGCCTATTCATGAGCGGGCGCGTTTTGGGATAGGCTATCTTTCACAAGAGGCATCAATATTCCGTAAGCTGACGGTTGAAGAAAATATAAACGCGATCTTAGAAACCCTGCCTCTGGCTCGTCCGGAGAGAAAACGCAGGCTGGCGTCTTTGCTTGAAGAATTAAATATCGCGCATTTAGCGAAAAATAAAGCTTATACCTTAAGCGGCGGGGAAAGAAGGCGCCTTGAAATTACCCGGGCGCTGGTGACTAATCCGTCTTTTATACTTTTGGATGAGCCTTTCTCAGGCATTGATCCGATAGTGGTTAACGAAGCGCAGGAAATCATCAAAGAACTAAAGGCAAAAGGCCTGGGGATTTTATTGACCGATCATAACGTGCGCGAAACTCTGGCCATAACCGACCGGGCGTATTTAATCTCAGACGGCTTAATACTTATTTCAGGCACGGCGCATGAACTGATCAATCATCCTCAGGCGCGCCAGGTTTATTTGGGTGAGAAATTCCGTATGTAA
- the lptC gene encoding LPS export ABC transporter periplasmic protein LptC translates to MELKKIVLVFAFLLLARGILIAEETKESAQQIGDFSLSGSGEKGKKAWDLSGKSADIYNDVVKLKEVVGNHYGDKDKINLTADNGNFNKSSGVVHLEKNVVITTSSGAKLTTDSLDWDRKQQIVSTLDKVNLARSDMNLAGVGAKGQTALKQVVLDKNVRLDIQPSNKQTNKKEKIVITCDGPLDIDYEKNIAVFNNNVKVEKSDMTIYSDKMEVYFSPKQEQGKQEPGKKDQGPDLMSSSINKIVSRGNVRIIRGENISYSQEAVYTALDKKISLTGRPQIIIYQTEKMHAAFGN, encoded by the coding sequence ATGGAGCTTAAAAAAATAGTTTTAGTTTTTGCGTTTTTATTGCTTGCCCGGGGTATTCTTATCGCGGAAGAAACCAAAGAATCCGCTCAGCAGATCGGTGATTTTTCTCTTTCCGGTTCCGGTGAAAAAGGGAAAAAGGCCTGGGATCTTTCCGGGAAATCAGCGGATATCTATAATGATGTGGTTAAGCTTAAAGAAGTAGTGGGTAACCATTACGGGGATAAGGATAAGATAAACCTGACCGCCGATAACGGCAATTTCAACAAAAGCAGCGGAGTGGTGCATCTGGAAAAAAATGTGGTCATTACTACTTCCAGCGGAGCAAAGCTGACTACCGATTCTCTGGACTGGGACCGTAAACAGCAGATCGTCAGCACGTTGGATAAGGTTAACCTGGCGCGTTCGGATATGAATCTTGCAGGGGTTGGGGCAAAAGGGCAAACCGCCTTAAAGCAGGTTGTGCTGGATAAAAATGTGCGTTTAGATATTCAGCCTTCGAATAAACAAACTAACAAGAAAGAGAAGATCGTGATTACCTGCGACGGGCCCCTGGATATCGATTATGAAAAAAATATTGCCGTATTCAATAATAATGTTAAAGTAGAAAAATCGGATATGACCATTTACAGCGACAAGATGGAGGTTTATTTTTCCCCCAAGCAGGAGCAGGGTAAGCAGGAGCCGGGTAAAAAAGATCAGGGGCCGGATTTGATGTCCAGCTCCATTAACAAGATTGTTTCGCGGGGGAATGTGCGGATCATCCGCGGTGAAAATATTTCTTACAGCCAGGAGGCGGTTTATACCGCTTTGGATAAGAAAATAAGTTTAACCGGCAGGCCCCAGATAATTATTTATCAAACGGAGAAGATGCATGCGGCTTTTGGAAACTAA
- a CDS encoding HAD-IIIA family hydrolase yields the protein MAEIITEELKVRFKKIKLLLLDVDGVLTDGRIIYDSRGRDSKFFDVHDGLGVFVLHKSGIKTILITAKKSKAIKPRAKDMHVAEVFADIFPKTAVLDRILKKYNVSLDEICFMGDDLVDLSLMRKVGLPIAVANASLEIKEAAFYITNRSGGRGAVREIAELILRLQDKWKDVLGFYGA from the coding sequence ATGGCTGAGATAATTACGGAAGAATTAAAGGTGCGTTTTAAAAAGATCAAACTGCTCTTATTAGATGTCGACGGGGTCCTAACCGACGGCAGGATAATTTATGATTCCCGGGGCCGGGATTCAAAGTTTTTTGATGTGCATGACGGTTTGGGCGTTTTTGTCTTGCATAAATCCGGAATCAAGACTATCCTGATTACGGCCAAAAAATCCAAGGCCATTAAGCCGCGGGCAAAAGATATGCACGTTGCCGAAGTTTTTGCCGATATATTCCCCAAGACGGCGGTTTTGGACAGGATACTTAAAAAATATAATGTTTCTTTGGATGAAATTTGTTTTATGGGTGATGACCTGGTGGATTTATCGCTGATGCGTAAAGTCGGCCTGCCCATTGCGGTGGCCAATGCCTCTTTAGAAATAAAGGAAGCTGCGTTTTATATAACTAACCGCTCAGGCGGCCGCGGAGCGGTCAGGGAAATTGCGGAATTAATTCTTAGGTTGCAGGATAAATGGAAAGACGTTTTGGGGTTTTATGGAGCTTAA
- a CDS encoding KpsF/GutQ family sugar-phosphate isomerase, giving the protein MKINVIKRAKEVLEIEAQAIKLLKGRLGKSFTKAVELILKCKGRVVVSGMGKTGIIAQKFSATLASTGTPSLFLHTAEAIHGDLGKVTGDDIVIILSNSGSTEEMKQLLPILKKIGSPIISLTGNTKSILAKYSDVVLDVSVKKEACPLGLAPTASTTASLAMADALAVCLLEQKSFKEKDFAFFHPGGALGRRLLLTVEDIMRCGQANAIVGEHKKVSQVLFAITRARAGSAIVVDKQGRLKGIFTDGDLRRHLESDTDLPNRRISEVMTRNPTVVNKDMLAAEAMRILQAKRIDEVPVVDKNMRPQGLLDVQDLLKAGLV; this is encoded by the coding sequence ATGAAGATAAATGTGATTAAACGGGCAAAAGAGGTTTTGGAGATTGAGGCTCAGGCGATAAAATTGCTTAAAGGCCGGCTGGGAAAAAGTTTTACCAAAGCCGTAGAGTTAATCCTTAAATGTAAGGGCAGGGTTGTCGTCAGCGGGATGGGCAAAACCGGAATTATTGCTCAGAAATTTTCGGCAACTCTGGCTTCTACCGGCACCCCCAGTTTATTTTTGCATACGGCCGAGGCTATCCACGGCGACTTAGGTAAAGTTACCGGCGATGATATCGTAATCATTCTTTCTAACAGCGGTTCAACCGAGGAGATGAAACAGCTTTTGCCGATACTTAAAAAAATAGGTTCGCCGATAATTTCGCTTACCGGAAACACCAAATCAATCCTGGCCAAATATAGCGATGTAGTTTTGGATGTCTCGGTGAAGAAAGAGGCTTGCCCATTGGGCCTGGCCCCGACAGCTTCGACTACCGCTTCTTTAGCGATGGCCGATGCTTTGGCGGTATGTTTATTGGAGCAAAAGAGTTTCAAAGAAAAAGATTTTGCTTTTTTTCATCCCGGGGGAGCCCTGGGCAGGCGTCTGCTTTTGACCGTGGAAGATATTATGCGCTGCGGCCAAGCCAATGCCATTGTGGGTGAGCATAAAAAAGTTTCCCAGGTGCTCTTTGCCATAACCCGGGCGCGCGCCGGCTCGGCGATAGTCGTGGATAAACAAGGGAGGCTAAAAGGAATTTTTACCGACGGAGACCTGCGCCGGCATCTGGAAAGCGATACGGACCTGCCGAATCGCCGGATTAGTGAGGTAATGACCAGGAACCCTACCGTAGTCAATAAAGATATGCTGGCTGCCGAAGCAATGCGCATATTACAGGCCAAAAGGATCGATGAGGTCCCGGTAGTTGATAAAAATATGCGCCCCCAAGGTTTATTGGATGTGCAGGACTTGCTTAAAGCGGGATTAGTTTAG
- the kdsA gene encoding 3-deoxy-8-phosphooctulonate synthase, producing MHQVNVKNIKFGDKCPLVLIAGPCVIESESSALSAAKKIKEIAYRQGIPFIFKSSFDKANRLSVSSYRGPGLKKGLAILKKVKSRLDVPILSDVHCVKDIPLAAEVLDIIQIPAFLSRQTDIVLAAAATGKVVNIKKGQFLAPWDILPIIKKVESVGNKQILITERGVSFGYNNLVTDLRSLKIMRDFGYPVIYDATHSVQLPGGKGACSGGQSEFVAGLSRAAVAFGCDGIFLEVHNDPKVAPCDGANMIDFKQLEDLLKQIKKISQAL from the coding sequence ATGCATCAGGTCAATGTAAAAAATATAAAATTCGGGGATAAGTGTCCGCTGGTCCTGATTGCCGGGCCATGCGTAATCGAGTCAGAGAGTTCTGCTCTTAGTGCCGCCAAAAAAATCAAAGAAATTGCTTATCGCCAAGGCATACCTTTTATATTTAAATCCAGTTTTGATAAAGCTAACCGGCTTTCCGTAAGTTCATACCGGGGCCCCGGATTAAAAAAGGGGTTAGCGATCTTAAAAAAAGTAAAATCGCGCCTCGATGTTCCTATTTTAAGCGATGTGCATTGCGTAAAAGATATACCTCTGGCTGCTGAAGTTTTGGATATTATTCAGATACCGGCATTTTTGAGCCGTCAGACGGATATTGTATTGGCCGCGGCGGCAACCGGTAAAGTGGTAAATATTAAGAAGGGCCAGTTTCTGGCGCCCTGGGATATTCTGCCGATAATCAAGAAGGTTGAGTCGGTGGGTAATAAGCAGATTTTAATTACGGAAAGAGGGGTAAGCTTTGGGTATAATAATTTAGTTACCGATTTACGCAGCTTAAAAATTATGCGCGACTTTGGATATCCTGTAATTTACGATGCCACGCATAGCGTGCAGCTTCCCGGCGGTAAGGGCGCTTGTTCTGGCGGGCAAAGCGAGTTTGTCGCCGGGCTTTCCCGTGCGGCCGTAGCTTTTGGATGCGACGGAATATTTTTAGAGGTGCATAATGACCCTAAAGTTGCCCCTTGCGATGGAGCCAACATGATTGATTTTAAGCAATTGGAAGATCTTTTAAAACAAATAAAAAAGATCAGCCAGGCCTTATGA
- the kdsB gene encoding 3-deoxy-manno-octulosonate cytidylyltransferase codes for MDVIGVIPARYQSARFAGKVLADILGKPMLQHVWEHAKRSRMLDDLIIACDHQIVLEVAKKFGAHAVMTSKEHTCGTDRISEVINPLEVKVIINIQADEPLIHPMMIDSLARSLLENKTLNMATIMRKIETTEEVFDPNVVKVVVDKNNFALYFSRAPIPYLAPNADIEQVVYYKHIGLYGYTKDFLFTYKNLPVSNLEKTEKLEQLRVLAEGFKIKVIQTPFDTIGVDTPEDLERVRKQLQKGIS; via the coding sequence ATGGATGTAATCGGAGTTATACCGGCTAGATATCAATCGGCCAGGTTTGCGGGCAAAGTTCTTGCCGATATCCTGGGCAAACCGATGCTGCAGCATGTTTGGGAACACGCAAAGCGGTCCCGCATGCTGGATGATCTCATCATTGCTTGTGACCACCAAATTGTCCTGGAGGTAGCTAAGAAGTTCGGGGCGCATGCCGTAATGACCTCCAAGGAGCATACCTGCGGAACAGACAGGATCAGTGAAGTGATTAATCCTCTGGAAGTAAAGGTTATTATTAATATCCAGGCTGATGAGCCGTTGATCCATCCGATGATGATTGACAGCCTCGCCCGTTCTTTATTGGAAAATAAAACTCTGAATATGGCCACAATTATGAGGAAGATCGAAACAACCGAGGAGGTTTTTGACCCCAATGTGGTAAAGGTGGTGGTAGATAAAAATAATTTTGCCCTGTATTTTTCGCGCGCGCCGATCCCGTATTTAGCGCCAAATGCCGATATTGAACAGGTGGTTTACTATAAACATATCGGCCTTTACGGTTACACCAAGGATTTTCTTTTTACCTACAAGAATCTTCCTGTTTCCAATCTTGAAAAGACGGAAAAATTGGAGCAGCTGCGGGTATTGGCGGAGGGTTTTAAGATCAAAGTAATCCAGACCCCTTTTGATACAATCGGAGTGGATACTCCCGAAGACTTAGAGAGGGTAAGGAAGCAATTGCAGAAGGGGATAAGCTAA
- the rfaE1 gene encoding D-glycero-beta-D-manno-heptose-7-phosphate kinase has protein sequence MKNLKDIVRKFNQANILVVGDLILDEYIRGSVERISPEAPVPVLWAKDRSFVPGGTANVANNISSLGGKVTLLGVTGDDANSKILLNELKKRKISSQGIFVEHNRHTTVKTRILAGHQQVVRVDWEHTHDLPREINSKILRYIEKNIDSFDAIIIEDYGKGVINVALLKELISLARARKRIITVDPKEENFRYYQAVTSITPNRKELENAIRNLKIQDTANRFKINTDKLFTDKDVDLAAREILEYLNLDSILVTLGEQGMKLLEKNGRLTHIPTQAQEVFDVSGAGDTVISTFTLALCAGASKLEAAHIANFAAGLVVGKLGTAVTSPKELLERIK, from the coding sequence ATGAAAAACTTAAAAGATATAGTCCGAAAGTTCAATCAGGCTAATATCCTGGTCGTCGGCGACCTTATTCTTGATGAATATATCCGGGGCAGCGTGGAAAGGATTTCTCCCGAGGCGCCGGTTCCGGTACTTTGGGCTAAGGATCGCAGCTTTGTCCCGGGAGGAACGGCTAATGTCGCTAATAACATCAGCTCGCTGGGAGGAAAGGTTACTCTACTTGGGGTTACCGGGGACGATGCTAATTCCAAGATTTTACTTAATGAGTTGAAAAAAAGAAAAATCAGCAGCCAAGGCATCTTTGTTGAACATAACCGGCATACAACCGTAAAAACACGGATTCTTGCCGGACATCAGCAGGTAGTCAGGGTTGATTGGGAGCATACGCATGACCTTCCCAGGGAAATAAATAGCAAGATTTTACGCTACATCGAAAAAAATATCGATTCTTTCGACGCCATTATCATCGAGGATTATGGCAAAGGGGTAATTAATGTAGCGCTGCTTAAAGAACTTATCTCTTTGGCCCGGGCCCGTAAAAGAATCATTACCGTAGACCCTAAAGAAGAAAATTTCCGTTATTATCAGGCGGTTACCTCCATTACTCCCAACCGCAAAGAACTGGAGAATGCCATCAGGAACCTTAAGATTCAGGATACGGCTAACCGCTTCAAAATAAATACGGATAAGCTGTTTACGGATAAGGATGTAGATCTGGCAGCGCGGGAAATCCTGGAATATCTAAATTTGGATTCTATCCTGGTCACCTTGGGCGAACAAGGGATGAAATTATTGGAAAAAAACGGCCGCCTGACGCATATACCGACGCAAGCCCAGGAAGTTTTTGATGTATCGGGGGCCGGGGATACGGTAATCAGTACTTTTACTTTGGCTCTTTGCGCGGGTGCCTCAAAATTAGAGGCAGCCCATATCGCTAATTTTGCCGCAGGCCTTGTAGTCGGTAAATTAGGGACCGCGGTCACAAGCCCTAAGGAACTTTTGGAGAGGATAAAATAA